A stretch of the Amphiura filiformis unplaced genomic scaffold, Afil_fr2py scaffold_25, whole genome shotgun sequence genome encodes the following:
- the LOC140143692 gene encoding protein Wnt-8-like — translation MFRQVAVVLFYCSLSVLQVHCFINGWSQASNLLLAGSKTYLSYSDSIAAGANHAMSECKHQFMWDRWNCPDNSLSLFTELNPTREMSFVHAISTAGVMFTLTKNCSMGDFTKCGCDNSKVGQMGGDNWQWGGCSDNVDFGERVSKTFIDGLETGEDARAVTNLHNNEVGRKVVRKTMQRRCKCHGVSGSCSIQTCWDQLADFRVIGSILKKKYLDAVRVDYLRGQLIDGLVTSTNEEQETSEDSTAMKKRNLVYLERSPDYCNANSTIGTRGTEGRECLRHPKDDASADEMDAWQQRSCKRLCTKCGLRVKKTKIVVETSCNCQFQWCCNVKCDKCKTEKNIFTCEIL, via the exons ATGTTTCGTCAAGTTGCTGTGGTTTTGTTTTATTGCTCGCTATCTGTTCTACAGGTGCATTGCTTCATCAATGGATG GTCGCAAGCAAGTAATCTACTTCTAGCTGGTTCAAAG ACTTATTTGTCTTACTCTGACAGCATAGCAGCTGGAGCGAACCACGCCATGTCGGAGTGTAAACACCAGTTCATGTGGGATCGATGGAATTGTCCCGACAACTCGCTGTCGTTATTCACCGAGTTGAATC CTACTCGTGAGATGTCTTTCGTCCATGCCATCAGCACTGCAGGGGTGATGTTCACGCTGACCAAGAATTGTAGTATGGGCGACTTCACCAAATGTGGATGTGACAACAGCAAAGTCGGACAAATGG GCGGTGACAACTGGCAATGGGGTGGTTGTAGCGATAATGTTGATTTTGGTGAGAGAGTTTCCAAGACGTTCATCGACGGTTTAGAGACGGGTGAAGATGCGAGAGCTGTCACCAATCTCCATAACAACGAAGTTGGAAGAAAG GTTGTTCGTAAGACCATGCAACGACGATGCAAGTGTCACGGTGTGTCAGGTAGCTGCTCAATCCAAACCTGCTGGGATCAACTCGCTGACTTCCGCGTCATCGGATCTATACTCAAGAAGAAATATCTGGATGCTGTCCGTGTCGATTATCTTCGTGGTCAACTCATCGATGGACTGGTTACTTCCACCAACGAAGAACAAGAAACAAGCGAGGATTCTACTGCTATGAAAAAGAGGAATTTGGTGTACTTAGAGAGGTCCCCTGATTACTGTAACGCAAATTCTACCATCGGTACCCGCGGTACGGAAGGCCGTGAGTGTCTGCGACATCCTAAAGATGATGCTTCAGCTGATGAAATGGACGCGTGGCAACAACGTAGTTGCAAGAGACTATGTACTAAATGTGGACTTAGAGTAAAGAAGACTAAGATTGTGGTGGAGACTAGCTGTAATTGTCAATTCCAATGGTGCTGCAACGTGAAGTGTGATAAATGTAAAACGGAGAAGAACATTTTTACTTGCGAGATTTTATGA